From the Lysinibacillus fusiformis genome, the window TCTGATGTATGCTCATATAGACAAACAAGAAGTTTTTGTAGCTCAGATAATACAGCATCAACATTCTCACCAGGAAATAAAACAACTTTTACTATGTCTCTAATATCCTGCAAGGCTACCTTTTTAGCTGCTTTTAAAGGATCTATATTTTGGTAAATCGGATGATCCTCACTACCTGTATAAGCATAATCCCAATGACTATCTACTAGGTATGGTAATTGAAAAGCTGTGATAACCTGGCGAATTGCGTCAGCTACTTCTGTAGTAAATGCTGTTACCTCAATTGTTTCACCATCACGAGCAATAAATGCGCCATTCCCACCTACCATTGGATATTTTCGCATCGATTCCGGTAATACAGGTAGTAGATCACGTATCGGTCTGGCTGAGGCAAAAATGACTTCATGTCCAAGCCGTCTACATGCCTCCAATGCATTAGTGATCTCTTCACTTAATGGCTTACCTTTAAAACAAATAGTACCATCTAAATCAAAGACAAATTTCATGATTTTCCTACCTTTCATATGCTAACTCACTTCATTATTATCTCACAGAAAATACATTTTTTAGTGCTTTCTTCTACACTTCACTAAATATCAAATATTTAATAAGATAGATATTACTTAAGACAGAATTAAATAAATTTTTAGAATATTATTGACAGGAAGTTAATATCCAAGTAATATTGCTTTCAACAACACATTGCAGGCCAAGATTGGAAATAGTAAAAGTGGTTGTGTACTTGTAGAGAGCCGATGGTTGGTGTAAATCGGTAGGCACACATTTTGAACTCGTCCATGAGCTACTCCCTGAACTTTTTAGTAAGGGATGTCGGTTTCCCCCGTTAACAGGATAGACAGTGATAGCTGTCGATAAGGGGACTTTTTCTATAAAGAGAAGGTCAATTAGAGTGGTACCGCGAGCATAAACTCGTCTCTATTTTTACATAGAGACGGGTTTTTTTATTTTTTAATGACTTATTGGCCTACGTGTAAATTTTAGATACTAATCACTAAAAAGGAGTGTTTGAAAATGGGAAGAAAAATTTGGGTGTTTGATACAACTTTACGTGATGGCGAACAGGTGCCTGGAGCAAAGCTAAATCTTTATGAAAAAGTAGAAATTGCACAGCAGCTGAAAAAATTGGGTGTGGATATTATCGAAGCTGGATTCCCTGCTTCTTCACAAGGTGATTTTGATGCTGTCAAAGCTGTAGCTGAAAAGGTTGGCAACACAAACGACATTATGATTACAGCATTAGCACGTGCTGTAAAAGCTGACATCGATGCTGTCTATAATGCTGTGAAATACGCTCAAAACCCGATGATTCACATGGTACTAGGAACATCTGATATCCATGTGGAGAAAAAATTCAGCAAGTCAAAAGACCAAATTTTACAAATTGGTGTGGATGCTGTGAAATACGCTAAAACATTATTACCACAAGTTCAATATTCCACAGAGGATGCATCTCGTTCTGACTTTGAATATCTTTGGAAAACGATTGAAGCTGTTATGAGAGCTGGCGCAACGATGATTAACGTTCCTGATACGGTAGGCTTTGCAGAACCAGAGGAATTTGGAGAGATGATTTTTAAATTAAATGACCGTATGAAAAACTTAGACGATAGCGTTCTTTTAAGTGTTCATTGTCACAATGATCTTGGAATGGCAACGGCTAATACGCTAGCTGCTATTAAAAATGGTGCAGATAAGGTAGAATGTACAATCAATGGTATCGGCGAACGCGCAGGTAATGCTGCATTAGAAGAAGTTGTCATGGCACTTAAAACTCGTAGCTCCGTATACAATGCCGAAACGCGTATTAATAC encodes:
- a CDS encoding HAD family hydrolase, translating into MKFVFDLDGTICFKGKPLSEEITNALEACRRLGHEVIFASARPIRDLLPVLPESMRKYPMVGGNGAFIARDGETIEVTAFTTEVADAIRQVITAFQLPYLVDSHWDYAYTGSEDHPIYQNIDPLKAAKKVALQDIRDIVKVVLFPGENVDAVLSELQKLLVCLYEHTSENIVDISPYGIDKWNGLSKLGVEAGEFIAFGNDANDASMFLKAKESVCVGGHQVREKASLQVASEEAAVIEMLEMLGEKYSGNIANRNT
- a CDS encoding 2-isopropylmalate synthase, yielding MGRKIWVFDTTLRDGEQVPGAKLNLYEKVEIAQQLKKLGVDIIEAGFPASSQGDFDAVKAVAEKVGNTNDIMITALARAVKADIDAVYNAVKYAQNPMIHMVLGTSDIHVEKKFSKSKDQILQIGVDAVKYAKTLLPQVQYSTEDASRSDFEYLWKTIEAVMRAGATMINVPDTVGFAEPEEFGEMIFKLNDRMKNLDDSVLLSVHCHNDLGMATANTLAAIKNGADKVECTINGIGERAGNAALEEVVMALKTRSSVYNAETRINTKEIMNTSRLVSSFMGLDVQVNKAITGDNAFAHSSGIHQDGLLKSRDAYEIVHPEDVGLDDMELVLTARSGRHAVKNALEKLGFTNLSTEEFEGIFEGFLKLADAKKEVYDHDLYVIVESYYEKHDANNKNATHYSEQFFDFDDLQVVSNTSFPSASVKVRKGGEIFKASAVGSGPIDALYSAIAEITNMDVKLVEYNINSVSRGKEALGKVKITIEHEGEKYIAKAADTDILKASALAYINAINSIVVTKLTPVMN